The following DNA comes from Phytohabitans rumicis.
ATGTCACCGCCTCGATGGCGTCGCGGAGCGCGGCCGGTACGTCGATGCTCGCGTGCCGGCCGTCCCGGACGATCACCCGACCGTCCACAATGACCTGTACGACGTCGGCCGCGGTCGCGGCGAAGAAGGCCCCCTCCGGCCCCGTCCCGGCCGTGCGCGGGCTGTCCAGCCGCACGGTCACCAGGTCGGCGCGGCGGCCCGGGGCGATGGCACCGGCATCGGTCCAACCGAGCGCGGCGTGACCGGTGGCGGTGGCCGCCTGGATCAGCTCCGCCGTGGCGAAGTGGCCGCGCCGCTCGGTGCGCAGCCGCTCGTCCAGTTCGACGGCGCGCGCCTCCTCGAAGAGGTCGATGACGGCGTGGCTGTCGCTGCCGAGGCTGAGCGGGCTGCCGGCGTCGGCGAGCGCCCGCGCCGGGCCGATGCCGTCGGCGAGGTCGCGCTCGGTGGTCGGGCACAGGCATACGCCGGTGTCGGTGTCGCCCAACTCGGTGCGGTCGCCGTCGGTGAGGTGGGTGGCGTGGACGGCGGTCGTGCGCGGGCCGAGCGCACCCGCGTCGGCCAGCAGCTCGGTGGGCGTACGCCGGTGGTACGCCAGGCAGGCGGCGTTTTCGGCGCGCTGCTCGGAAAGGTGGACGTGCAGGGGGCCTCCCCATGACGCGACCGTGGGAATCTGGTCGGCGGGCACCGCGCGTACCGAGTGGATGGCCGCACCGACCTGGGCGTGGGGCGGCGGCTTGAAGGCGTCGACGCGGCTGGCCCAGCGGCCGGCGTCGCCGTCGCTGAACCGCTGCTGCACTCCGCTGGGCGGCTGGCCGTCCACGGTGGACGTGAGGTAGCAGGCGTCCAGGACGGTGATCCTGATGCCGGCCTCGGCGGCCGCCTCGACCAGGGCGGCGGACATCTCGTTCGGGTCGGCGTACGGCGTGCCGCCCACGTCGTGGTGCAGGTAGTGGAACTCGCCCACGCAGGTGATCCCCGCCAGCGCCATCTCCGCGTACGTCGCCCGAGCAAGGGCGCGGTAGGTGTCCGGAGTCAGCCGGCCGGCGACCTCGTACATGCGCTCGCGCCAACTCCAAAACGTCCCCCGCACGTTGGTGCGCCCCCGCAACGCGCGGTGGAAGGCGTGCGAGTGCGCGTTGGCCAGCCCCGGCAACGTAAGCCCGCCAAGCCGCTCCGCGCCCCCTGCCTCCGCTCCGGGAGTGACCGCGGTGACTCGCCCATCGCGCACCTCAATGAGCACGTTGGGGACGACGTCGTCGCCCAGCCAGGCCCACTCGGCGTGGTAGCGCATCACGCCAGCTCCACGAGCACCGCGGCAAGGGCGGCGATGCCGGCCTCGCAGTCGGCGTCCTTCGCGTGCTCAGCGGGGGAGTGGGAGATGCCGGTGGGGTTGCGGACGAAGAGCATGACGGTGGGCACGTACGCGGACAGCACGCCCGCGTCGTGGCCGGCACCGGTCGGCAGCACGGGCGCGTCGAGCAGCGCCGCGCACCGGCGTTCCAGCGTGGCGTCGAATGTGACCAGCGGGCTGACCGACTCCTCAGTCAGGGTCACCTCGGTGCGGTCCCGGGCGGCCCGTTCGACCGCCCGCTTGTGCACCGCCTCGACGAGCGCGTCGAGAGTGTCCGCGTCGGCGGCGCGGGCGTCCAGCCAGCCGCGTACGACCGACGGGACGGCGTTGGTCGCGTTGGGCTCGACCGAGACTCGGCCGACGGTGGCGTGCGCGCCACGCAACCGGGCCTCCTTGTTGGCGGCGAGCACCGTGTACGCGTACGTCAGCATCGGGTCGCGCCGGTCGGCCATCCGGGTGGTGCCGGCGTGGTTGCCCTCGCCGGTGAAGTCCAGCCGCCAGCGCCCGTGCGGCCAGATCGCGCTCCCGACGCCAACCGGCACGTCCAGCGCGCGCCCCTGCTCGACGTGCAGCTCGATGAAGCACGCGACCCGGTCCACCAGGTCCGTCCGCCCGGCCGGCCGTGCACCCATGGCCGCCTCCAGCGTGACGCCTGACCGGTCGGTCAGGGCGGCGGCTCGCGAGGGGTCCAGTACGCCGGTCGCCAGCCGGGAGCCGAGGCACGGCACCCCGAAGCGTGCGCCCTCCTCCTCCGCGAAGGCGACGACGCCGATGGGTCGCTGCGGCCGCTCCCGGAGGGCGTCCAGGGCCAGAAACGCGCTCACGATCCCCAGTGGACCGTCGTACGCCCCACCGTGCGGGACGGAGTCGAAGTGGCTGCCGGTGAGCACGGCTCCGCCGCCCGCGGGATCGCCCAGCCACGCGATGAGGTTGCCGTTGCCGTCCTCCTCGACCGGCATGTGCCGGGCGTCCGCCTGCGCCCGGAACCACTCCCGGCAGGCCAGCTCGGCGGGCGTCCACGCGTACCGCAGGTAGCCGCCGGTGTCGGGGTCGCGGCCGATCGGGGTGAGTTGGTCCCACAGTTCCCGGAAGGTGTTCATGACTCGTCCATCGGGATCCGTACGCCAGTGGTTGTGGCGACCTCGGCCGCGGCTTGGTAGCCGGCGTCGACGTGCCGGATCACGCCCATGCCGGGGTCGTTGGTCAGCACGCGTTCGATCTTCTGCCCGGCCAGCGCGGTGCCGTCCGCGACGCATACCTGCCCGGCGTGGATCGAGCGTCCGATGCCGACCCCACCGCCGTGGTGGATGGACACCCAGGACGCCCCAGAAGCGGTGTTGACCAGGGCGTTGAGCAGCGGCCAGTCGGCGATCGCGTCGGAGCCGTCGGCCATCGCCTCGGTCTCCCGGTACGGCGAGGCCACCGACCCGCAGTCGAGGTGGTCCCGGCCGATCACGACCGGCGCGGACAACTCGCCGGAGGCGACCATCTCGTTGAACCGGACGCCTGCCCGGTCCCGCTCGCCGTAGCCGAGCCAGCAGATCCGGGCCGGCAATCCCTGGAACGCCACCCGCTCGCCAGCGAGCCGGATCCACCGCGCGAGCGACTCGTTCTCCGGGAACAGCTCCAGCACCGCCCGGTCGGTGGCGGCGATGTCCGCCGGGTCACCGGACAGGGCGGCCCACCGGAACGGGCCCTTGCCCTCGCAGAACAGCGGCCGGATGTACGCCGGCACGAAGCCCGGGAACGCGAACGCCCGTCCGTAGCCGCCGAGCTGCGCCTCGCCGCGGATGGAGTTGCCGTAGTCGAAGACCTCCGCGCCCGCGTCGAGGAAGCCCACCATCGCCTCCACGTGCGCCGCCATCGACGCCCGCGCCCGGTCGGTGAACTCCTCCGGCTTGGCGGTCGCGTACGCGGTCGCGTCGGCCAGCTCCACGCCTACCGGGATATAGGACAGCGGGTCGTGCGCGCTGGTCTGGTCGGTGACGATGTCGATGCCGGCGCCCCGGCGCAGCAACTCGGGAAAGACCTCGGCCGCGTTGCCGACGACCCCGACGGAGAGTGGTCTGCGGTCCTCTTTGGCTTGCTCGGCGAGGCGCAGTCCCTCGTCGAGGGATCCAGCCACCACGTCCAGATAGCGGGTCTGGACCCGGCGCTCCAACCGGGTGGGGTCGATGTCGACGATCAGGCAGACTCCGCCGTTCATGGTGACCGCGAGGGGCTGCGCGCCGCCCATCCCACCACAGCCTGCCGTCAACGTGAGCGTGCCGGCCAGCGACCCACCGAACCGCTTGGCGGCCACCGCGGCGAACGTCTCATACGTGCCCTGCAAGATGCCCTGCGTGCCGATGTAGATCCACGACCCGGCGGTCATCTGCCCGTACATGGTCAGGCCGAGCCGCTCCAACCGGCGAAACTCCGGCCAGGTGGCCCAGTCACCCACCAGGTTCGAGTTGGCGATCAACACCCGCGGCGCCCACTCATGCGTACGGAATACGCCCACCGGACGCCCCGACTGCACCAGCATCGTCTCGTCGTCGGCCAGCGTGCCGAGCGTCCGAATCAGCGCGTGGTACGACGGCCAGTCCCGGGCCGCCTTCCCGGTACCCCCGTACACCACGAGGTCATCGGGGCGCTCGGCCACATCCGGGTCGAGATTGTTCATCAGCATCCGCAGCGCCGCCTCCTGCGGCCAGCCGCGAGCGGTGCGCTCGGTGCCCCGCGGGGCCTGGATCGTCGGCATGCGCTCCCCTAACTCACAAAGACCTGGCGGCGGTTGACTGACTGCTCAAACTCCTCCAGCCGGCGCTGGGCGTCGTCCGGCGCGGCGTCGCAGATCGCCTGGAGGACCACCATGGACAGTGCCATGGGTGCGGTGTGCAGATCGAAGACCAGCTGCGCGCCGACCGCCGCGGTCAGCGCGATGTCGGCGTACTCGGCGGCCGGGCTGACCGGCGAGTCGGTGATGGCCACGATGGACAGTCCGGCGGATCGGGCCGCACGCATGGCGTCCAGCGACTCGCGCGGGTAGCGGGGCAGGACCACCGCCAGCATGGCCGTCGCGCCGGCGGCACGGGCCTGCTCCAGCCGGTCGTCGAGCAGGCTGCCGCCGGAGTCGAGCACCCGCACGTCGGGCAGCACCTTGGCGGCGAAGTAGGCGAAGTACGCCGCGAGCGGTGCGGCGGCGCGCAGCCCGAGCACCGGCAGGGGCCGGCTCCCGGCGAGCAGCGCGCCCGCGGCGGCCAGCCGGTCGCGGTCGGCGAGCTGGTCGGCCAGGCGGTCGAGGTGGGCCATCTCGGCGCGTACCGCCTGCTGCATCTCGTTGCCCCCGGGCGGCGGGACGGTCTTGCTGGTGACCTCGCGGAGCCGGCGGCGCAGCGCCGGATAGCCCTCGTAGCCGAGCGCCATCGCGAACCGGGTGACCGAGGGCTGGCTCACCCGGGCCAGCTCGGCCACCTCGGCGGCGGACAGGAAGGCCGCCGCCGAAGCGTGCTGGACCAGGCTGTGCGCGATCCGCCGCTGGGTCGGCGTGAGCCGTACGCCCTGGAACAGCCCCACGACGCCGTCGTCATTCACAGACCGAGCTTATGCATAATTCCATTCACAGGCAACCTTGTGGTAAAACTCACCGGATGTCGAGCAGTTTCCGACGGACGATCGCCCGTACGCCGCTGGCGCCGGTGGCCGCCTTTCCCAAGCGACTCGTGCGGGTGGCCCGCCACGACGCGCGCGTCCTCGGCACCTCGGCCAAGTGGCTCTTCACCTCGCGCGAGCATCACAACTACACGTACGACCTGACCAAGCTCAGCCGCGAGCACCTCGCCTGGTTCGTGAGCGTCGTGTGCGCCACCCCGGTCAAGCAGGTCAGGGCGTACCTGAAGGAGATCGAGACGGACGACGCGCTGCGGCGGCACATCGAGCTGGCCACGGCGGCGTCCGCGCGGCGCGGCCTCGCGGACCGCAAGGTGCGCTACGCACGCCGCATCGGTTGGTACGCCATCGTGCGCGCCCGCAAGCCCGGTCACGTGGTCGAGACCGGCGTGGACAAGGGACTGGGCTCGTGCGTGCTGGCCGCCGCCCTGCTCCGCAACGCCGAGGAGGGCTCGCCCGGACGCGTCACCTCGCTCGACATCAACCCGGAAGCCGGCTACCTGGCCAAGGCCGAGCCCTGGGCCGGCGTCGTCGACCTGGTGATCGGTGACTCGATCGCCTCGATCGGGGCGCTCGACCGCCCGGTCGACCTCTTCCTGCACGACAGCGACCACAGCGTGGCCCACGAGCGGCGCGAGTTCGAGGCGGTCGAGCCGAAGCTGGCCCCGAACGCGCTGCTGCTGACCGACAACGCGACCGTCACCAACGTGCTCGCCGAGCACGCCGAACGCAGCGGCCGCAGCTTCCTGGCGTACCGGGAGACCCCGGCGCGGCACTGGTTCCCCGGCGACGGCATCGGCGTGGCCTGGCTTCCTTAGTTCTCTATTAGAGGCATTGCCTGGTCGCCGCGCGGTCGGGCAGCATCTGGCGGTGTTCACAGACCGGCGCTGGCTCCTTGGCGGAGCCGCCGCGCTCCTCGCTGCCGTGGTCGGAGTCGCGCTCGTGGTGCGGTCCGGCGACCCGGCCTGCGCCGCGGCGGCCCAGGCTTCGGGCAAGGCCACCTTCTACGACTCCCAGGGCGGCGGCGGAAACTGCTCCTTCGTCAGCGCGCCGGCCAACCGGCTCTACGTCGCGCTCGGCCCTTCCGAGTATGCCAAGGCGGCCAACTGCGGCGGCTACCTCGACGTGACCGGGCCCAAGGGCAAGGTGCGCGTCCTGATCATGGACCAGTGTCCCGAGTGCGCGCCCGGCCACATCGACCTCAGCAAAGAGGCGTTCGCCAAGATCGGCAACCCGGTCGACGGGATCATCCCGGTGACGTACAAGCAGGTCGTCAACCCGGCGCTACCCGGCCCGCTCACCTTCCGCATCAAGGAGGGCGCGTCGCAGTACTGGTTCGCGGTGCTGGTCGGCAACCACGGCAACCCGCTGAAGTCGGTCGAGGTCAAGCAGGGCTCCGCGTGGCGCAAGACGGCGCGCGCCGACTTCAACTACTGGATCTTTGAGAGCGGGCTCGGCCCCGGCCCGTACACGATCCGGGTCACCGACGTGCACGGCCAGAGCGCCACGGCGTCCGGCATCAAGATGGCCCCGACACAGACCCAGAAGACCGCCGTGACCATGTACGGCAAGGCCGCCCCACCCCCGGCGGCAGCCCAGCCGGCGACCTCCCCGACCCGCCGCGCCGCGCCGTCACCTTCGGGCACCTCGGCGGCCCCTCCGCCGGCCACCTCCGCCCCCGCGCCGTCCCCACCCGAGTCCTCCCCGTCGGCCCCCGGAGCCCCCGACCTGGAGGCCGCCGCCGTCGCCTCCCACTGCTAACCCCGCCGCTCCTTGCTCCGCCGCGCCGCGCGCCGTCGCGCCGCGCCGCGCCGATCAAGGCTTTCCCCGTCGATCAAGGGCATATGGTCGTGGATTGGAGATCAAAGCACGACCATATGCCCTTGATCGACGCGAAAGTCCTTGATCGACGAGCGGTAGGCGGTGCAGAGGCTCAGCGGAGGGGGAGCCACATGAGGGTCTCGTCGCGGTCGTCGCCGGCGCCGACCCGCAGTGCGCCTGGCAGCCGCCCGACCTCCTTGTACCCGAGTGCGGCGTAGAAGCGTTCCAGGCCGAGTCCGCCACGCACCGTGACGTGCAGGGCCTCCCAGCCGATCTCGCGGGCGAGCCGTTCGGCCTGGCGCATGAGGGCGGCGCCGTACCCGCGTCCCTGGCAGTCAGGGTGGACCATGACGCGCTTGAGGGTGCACCAGTGGTCCTTGAGCGCGAAGCGGTTGTCCACAAAGATCAGCATCGCGACGAGCCGTTCGCCCTCGTAGCCGACCAGCAGGCGGTCGGGGCCGTCCGTGACCGCGGCGAACGCGTCCCGTGCCATCGGCTCGACCTCGGCGCGGGTGACCGGATCGACGAAGCCCACCGCGCCGCCCGCGTTCGTGACGTC
Coding sequences within:
- a CDS encoding formimidoylglutamate deiminase, which produces MMRYHAEWAWLGDDVVPNVLIEVRDGRVTAVTPGAEAGGAERLGGLTLPGLANAHSHAFHRALRGRTNVRGTFWSWRERMYEVAGRLTPDTYRALARATYAEMALAGITCVGEFHYLHHDVGGTPYADPNEMSAALVEAAAEAGIRITVLDACYLTSTVDGQPPSGVQQRFSDGDAGRWASRVDAFKPPPHAQVGAAIHSVRAVPADQIPTVASWGGPLHVHLSEQRAENAACLAYHRRTPTELLADAGALGPRTTAVHATHLTDGDRTELGDTDTGVCLCPTTERDLADGIGPARALADAGSPLSLGSDSHAVIDLFEEARAVELDERLRTERRGHFATAELIQAATATGHAALGWTDAGAIAPGRRADLVTVRLDSPRTAGTGPEGAFFAATAADVVQVIVDGRVIVRDGRHASIDVPAALRDAIEAVT
- a CDS encoding allantoate amidohydrolase, coding for MNTFRELWDQLTPIGRDPDTGGYLRYAWTPAELACREWFRAQADARHMPVEEDGNGNLIAWLGDPAGGGAVLTGSHFDSVPHGGAYDGPLGIVSAFLALDALRERPQRPIGVVAFAEEEGARFGVPCLGSRLATGVLDPSRAAALTDRSGVTLEAAMGARPAGRTDLVDRVACFIELHVEQGRALDVPVGVGSAIWPHGRWRLDFTGEGNHAGTTRMADRRDPMLTYAYTVLAANKEARLRGAHATVGRVSVEPNATNAVPSVVRGWLDARAADADTLDALVEAVHKRAVERAARDRTEVTLTEESVSPLVTFDATLERRCAALLDAPVLPTGAGHDAGVLSAYVPTVMLFVRNPTGISHSPAEHAKDADCEAGIAALAAVLVELA
- the hutU gene encoding urocanate hydratase codes for the protein MPTIQAPRGTERTARGWPQEAALRMLMNNLDPDVAERPDDLVVYGGTGKAARDWPSYHALIRTLGTLADDETMLVQSGRPVGVFRTHEWAPRVLIANSNLVGDWATWPEFRRLERLGLTMYGQMTAGSWIYIGTQGILQGTYETFAAVAAKRFGGSLAGTLTLTAGCGGMGGAQPLAVTMNGGVCLIVDIDPTRLERRVQTRYLDVVAGSLDEGLRLAEQAKEDRRPLSVGVVGNAAEVFPELLRRGAGIDIVTDQTSAHDPLSYIPVGVELADATAYATAKPEEFTDRARASMAAHVEAMVGFLDAGAEVFDYGNSIRGEAQLGGYGRAFAFPGFVPAYIRPLFCEGKGPFRWAALSGDPADIAATDRAVLELFPENESLARWIRLAGERVAFQGLPARICWLGYGERDRAGVRFNEMVASGELSAPVVIGRDHLDCGSVASPYRETEAMADGSDAIADWPLLNALVNTASGASWVSIHHGGGVGIGRSIHAGQVCVADGTALAGQKIERVLTNDPGMGVIRHVDAGYQAAAEVATTTGVRIPMDES
- a CDS encoding MurR/RpiR family transcriptional regulator gives rise to the protein MNDDGVVGLFQGVRLTPTQRRIAHSLVQHASAAAFLSAAEVAELARVSQPSVTRFAMALGYEGYPALRRRLREVTSKTVPPPGGNEMQQAVRAEMAHLDRLADQLADRDRLAAAGALLAGSRPLPVLGLRAAAPLAAYFAYFAAKVLPDVRVLDSGGSLLDDRLEQARAAGATAMLAVVLPRYPRESLDAMRAARSAGLSIVAITDSPVSPAAEYADIALTAAVGAQLVFDLHTAPMALSMVVLQAICDAAPDDAQRRLEEFEQSVNRRQVFVS
- a CDS encoding class I SAM-dependent methyltransferase, with product MSSSFRRTIARTPLAPVAAFPKRLVRVARHDARVLGTSAKWLFTSREHHNYTYDLTKLSREHLAWFVSVVCATPVKQVRAYLKEIETDDALRRHIELATAASARRGLADRKVRYARRIGWYAIVRARKPGHVVETGVDKGLGSCVLAAALLRNAEEGSPGRVTSLDINPEAGYLAKAEPWAGVVDLVIGDSIASIGALDRPVDLFLHDSDHSVAHERREFEAVEPKLAPNALLLTDNATVTNVLAEHAERSGRSFLAYRETPARHWFPGDGIGVAWLP
- a CDS encoding expansin EXLX1 family cellulose-binding protein, with product MFTDRRWLLGGAAALLAAVVGVALVVRSGDPACAAAAQASGKATFYDSQGGGGNCSFVSAPANRLYVALGPSEYAKAANCGGYLDVTGPKGKVRVLIMDQCPECAPGHIDLSKEAFAKIGNPVDGIIPVTYKQVVNPALPGPLTFRIKEGASQYWFAVLVGNHGNPLKSVEVKQGSAWRKTARADFNYWIFESGLGPGPYTIRVTDVHGQSATASGIKMAPTQTQKTAVTMYGKAAPPPAAAQPATSPTRRAAPSPSGTSAAPPPATSAPAPSPPESSPSAPGAPDLEAAAVASHC
- a CDS encoding GNAT family N-acetyltransferase; the encoded protein is MAIRFELDPDLTPDLREEIVSLWVDVTNAGGAVGFVDPVTRAEVEPMARDAFAAVTDGPDRLLVGYEGERLVAMLIFVDNRFALKDHWCTLKRVMVHPDCQGRGYGAALMRQAERLAREIGWEALHVTVRGGLGLERFYAALGYKEVGRLPGALRVGAGDDRDETLMWLPLR